ACTCACAACATGTGTCGAGGATTTCTTTATCTAATTTCCACATCAAATTTATGGACTTAAAAATGAGTTCCTCGGGTGTTTCATCGGCTTGGTATGAAGCCAGAAGCTTGAGGCAGACTTTGAAAAGGCCAATAATGCCTTTTTCTGCAAATGGGACAGGGGAAAATAAAGGGAATTGAGCAACTGCAAGTAAATAATCATTGTAAGAAGGCCAAAAAACTGGGAACCTGTGAAGGTTGGCTAAAGAGATGGCAATGATCAAATCCCAGCAGAATCCAactgtttcttcttcttcaatgggTGTACTGAACTTTTGGCCTTTACCAGCTGCTGCAAATATCAAAGAACGCCCAAGGTTCATCAATGCCTCAACGGGTAACTGAAAGCTGTTGCCAAATATACTCCCGATTTGGCATTGTCTTATAATCTTCAAATTTTGCTCAAACTCGCTCATTCCCAGAGATATGGACTCTTCCATGCTATCTAGTGTTAGGAAATGTGAGAATCGACTAACCACACCAGCAGTGTTTTTAGAGAACTTAGAATCATGATTGGGGATTATGACTCCGGATTCGGATTTTGAACCTTCTGGTGCATCTGATGACGAAGTGACGTTGAATTCGATGACCGATTGAGGAAGTAGTCTAAGCCGTTTGAGTTTCAACAAGCAGTCGATGATGTTCCTCCAACCGCCTCGAAGCGACCTTCCAAAGTTGTTAGCTATGGTGAAAAGCGCAAGTGTAGCCATTCTTGGTTTCATATCATTGCTGAACGCAAACAGGGTTTCTTCGGCCGATGCATACGGGTTCAAAAGCGTCGTAAATTTACAAAATGACGCGACAAGCTCGTCGAGCGTGTCGGCCAGCCCGTACTGAGCTATCCTAGCTAAAGAGATCAAACCTTCAATACATTCGTGTAGCATTTCATCTTCGTCTGCATGTTCAAAGAACGCCGAAAGAGCTGCAATCGTCGGGCCGGCAACGCAGGCAAACAAATCTCTTCCCAATCGACGATCGAAATCACAAAGGATATACGGTTGCATTAGTTTAGCTCGGTTCATCAACTCGATCCATCGGCTCGGGTTCATCTCTACCGGACCAGATTGACCGAAAAGCGTGATCGCATTATTCGAAATGGAATGAAAGAGCTCAGACAGGTACTCTCTAGGAAGATCTTGCCCACCATTAATTGCTCTATTGTTCCTTATAAACTCATCTTCCGTCATCTTCTTCTTCACTTGTGGATTATGTTGATCTGTATTAAGCATAATAAGAGAATAACAAAGAATAAACACCGAATCTTTCGTCACAAATATTTCCGATGATTGTTGATCAAAGAATCTCTCCGAGAAAGCTTCGAGTATTCTCTGAATCTTCTGTGACTCTCCGGGGAGTCTGAACGTTTCAAGATAAGTTCGTAAAGCAGAATCGAGAATCATGCCATGAAATTCAAAAGTTGCAGTGAATTCTTTAAGAACTTGAATGTGAAGTTCATCAGGGTCACCCAGATAATCACCGATCATGTTCTTATCCAGCCCCGGAGTGTATCGGAAAAAAAAGGCAAAAGCTTTAGGATTCGGTGGATCAGAAACCAATTGGCAATGTTTCAGATACTCCAATCCTTTCTTTTCATCTCGACTGAAATGACTAGCAGCAATTAAAATCTTCCTTTTTTGAGCTTTCCTTACACGTATATATTCCACCCAAGTTTCTAAATCATCCTTGGGTTTCTCTACCCAAAAGGGTCTGTATTCTTTAATTTCAATAGGATATGGATCTGATGGGGTTGAATCTTCTTCTTTATCGATGTTTGTAGAAATGCTATGAATCATAATAATCAATCCTTCGAAAGCTTGGACTTGTAATGTCGAGGTTGGACCGTTCCCTGGAAAGGCTTGCTTGCATAGCAACTTCCCTACATCTTCGAAAATGTTTCTGCAAACCGGATCACAATCGTAATTTACATAAGCTTCGATTACAAACGTTGGTTGCCtgaaaaaatttataattgcTTCCAATGCCACTTCCTGGAGCTGCAAAGAAACTCCTGGTGCGGCGATTCTCAACAATACAAACGAAAAGAAAGCCTCTAATTGAAGACGTATGAACCTGCAAAAAGGTAAAAAAGtaacaattatttttattataatttgatataatgtaaaatttaattttcaatgtttacatatttgattaaatcagtaaaatttaacctttaatcttaaaaaaaatttgaattctttgtcgttttctaataaaaatacattaaaattttaaatatgacaaTTTGAccttcatttttttattactatttataaattttatattagttgataaataatgtaatataaatatgaaatacaTATTAACCAAGGATTAACAAAGCTAACATCATtccatggaaaaagaaataaaacctGCGAAGAAAGTGATAGATATTCAAGACGGTGCTGCAAATCATGGAAAGAACGAGTGGGGTTGAACAAGTCCCGTAATGGATCAAATGGTGAAATAAATCATCTTGTACCATCCTCAAAAGCTTTGGGTGTTTCCCAATTTCATCACCGCTTAATTCTATAGCACAGTTTATCAAAACCAATGCGAAAAGTTGAACATCTTCATCGGCTGTGTGACAAATTGGTCCTTCAGTATTGTCCACAACTTCAACTACATTCAACAACGAACATAAGAACTGGAAAATATCTACGGCGCAACGTATTCCGTACCCCGAGTTTTCATCGATGTCGTCGGTATCAGATTCCGAGCTCTCCCCTTCGTTAACGTCGACATCGGGCAATCGCGAAAAGATGATCTGAATCAACTCGTGCATGGTATGCCTTGCCGTGCGTTGAAGCAGATCTCCCCTGGTTACTGATTGTTGAACGACCTGAAAACATGTATTCACAATGGTACAAACAGCCTGATCGGTGAGCAAAACCGATGCATTGTGTCTCATCGTCGCTGTTAAAACCTGTAAAATTTTCATCATTACAGCGTCTTCTGAAACAGGGTCTGTTTGTTCCAAGCGGCAGCTGGTGATCCCTGTAACGACGATGTTAATAGCGTCTTTGGCTCCTGGGGTTTTCTCATCGAAGATACCGAGTTTAAGAATCTTCAAAATAGCTGAAAGAGTAACCCCGGTGGCTGCTGCTGGGATACCATCGCTTTGAACAACGTCAAGGAAAGGGGAGAGATAAATGCAAGGATCAATGGTTCGCCATTCTTGATGAGGATTGAAGATGAAACCCCTTAATGATTTCAAGGATTGTTGGAGCGAAGAGTCAAAATAATCTTCTTGGGGTGAAATGAATTGAGATGTGGGATCGATCGGCCGCCGTATCACGGCTAGAACTGCCCCTACCTCGGTGTTCAACATGCAAGAGAGTCCCAGCTCTTTCCTCTTCGATTTCAGCATTTCTTTCTTCTTATAAAAAAAATGCCTAGgaatcttagttttttttttcatgcatGGAATAATAATATTAGGGTGTGGGAGTCGAGTGTTTTTTTTTCCTCGTGTGATTAGTGAGAAAAACAGTAATTAAATGTAATTAACGTGAAtgtgaaagaaagaaaatcatATCTCCAAAAAAATTGGAAGAAAGGTAGGCGGATTGTTTGCTAAACTTGAGGTTAATTAAATACTTTGTTAATTAACCGTCTTTAGTAAATTTATATGGTTAAGGGTGAATATTTGAAGACTTCTACCACTAATATCTCCTCCATTTGTTCAGTTTTATTgacttaaaattgtttttttgtttttttttttgagagaaTTATAAGATGTAATAGATTGGACCCCAAAAAAATTACATTGATTAACCATTCGCTGGCATTCTAGACCATTTATTATGGAAATCAAATCAGAATGTCACAAACCAGATTATATTATTGGTGGATTGCTATAAAACCAGCTCCGGTGTTCATAATCACTCTGCTTATTTAGTGCCAGGGAGAATCATGAATGGGAGTAACAATGGACTTGATTTGCAGATACTGGTTAAGGGCATCCAAACCAAATTCCCTTCCAAAGCCACTCATCTTATATCCACCATAAGGGCAATCCACATCAAATGCTGTGTAACAATTGAGCCATATAATCCCCGCTCTGATGGATCTTGA
The sequence above is drawn from the Gossypium hirsutum isolate 1008001.06 chromosome A05, Gossypium_hirsutum_v2.1, whole genome shotgun sequence genome and encodes:
- the LOC107942292 gene encoding ARF guanine-nucleotide exchange factor GNL2, whose amino-acid sequence is MKKKTKIPRHFFYKKKEMLKSKRKELGLSCMLNTEVGAVLAVIRRPIDPTSQFISPQEDYFDSSLQQSLKSLRGFIFNPHQEWRTIDPCIYLSPFLDVVQSDGIPAAATGVTLSAILKILKLGIFDEKTPGAKDAINIVVTGITSCRLEQTDPVSEDAVMMKILQVLTATMRHNASVLLTDQAVCTIVNTCFQVVQQSVTRGDLLQRTARHTMHELIQIIFSRLPDVDVNEGESSESDTDDIDENSGYGIRCAVDIFQFLCSLLNVVEVVDNTEGPICHTADEDVQLFALVLINCAIELSGDEIGKHPKLLRMVQDDLFHHLIHYGTCSTPLVLSMICSTVLNIYHFLRRFIRLQLEAFFSFVLLRIAAPGVSLQLQEVALEAIINFFRQPTFVIEAYVNYDCDPVCRNIFEDVGKLLCKQAFPGNGPTSTLQVQAFEGLIIMIHSISTNIDKEEDSTPSDPYPIEIKEYRPFWVEKPKDDLETWVEYIRVRKAQKRKILIAASHFSRDEKKGLEYLKHCQLVSDPPNPKAFAFFFRYTPGLDKNMIGDYLGDPDELHIQVLKEFTATFEFHGMILDSALRTYLETFRLPGESQKIQRILEAFSERFFDQQSSEIFVTKDSVFILCYSLIMLNTDQHNPQVKKKMTEDEFIRNNRAINGGQDLPREYLSELFHSISNNAITLFGQSGPVEMNPSRWIELMNRAKLMQPYILCDFDRRLGRDLFACVAGPTIAALSAFFEHADEDEMLHECIEGLISLARIAQYGLADTLDELVASFCKFTTLLNPYASAEETLFAFSNDMKPRMATLALFTIANNFGRSLRGGWRNIIDCLLKLKRLRLLPQSVIEFNVTSSSDAPEGSKSESGVIIPNHDSKFSKNTAGVVSRFSHFLTLDSMEESISLGMSEFEQNLKIIRQCQIGSIFGNSFQLPVEALMNLGRSLIFAAAGKGQKFSTPIEEEETVGFCWDLIIAISLANLHRFPVFWPSYNDYLLAVAQFPLFSPVPFAEKGIIGLFKVCLKLLASYQADETPEELIFKSINLMWKLDKEILDTCCEYITQSVSKILTEYPANLQTQLGWKSVLHLLSITGRHPETYDQAVEALIMLMSDAFHISKINYAYCIDCAFGFVALKNSPLEKNLKILDLMSDSVKLLIQWYTTASDQTNSYSFSINTSTSSSEDNPKGIESVNFIMSLFVKLGEALRKTSLARREEIRNHAILALRRGFKLAEDLELSSSRCINCFTLVIFAMVDDQHEKMIEYSRRENAERETRSMEGTLKLSMELLTDVYLQYLNQIMENPGFRTFWLGVLRRMDTCMKADLGEYGETKLQEVVPELLRKMITKMRETGILVRKEEDDLWDITYIQIQWIAPSLKEELFPDEI